From Pseudoleptotrichia goodfellowii, a single genomic window includes:
- a CDS encoding GrdB-related putative oxidoreductase: MRIILFFDQIQSGTGGKEGSNVELAVEKGGIGSYLMFEEYIKEIGGTVIATTYCSDNYFRDNEETVLSKMEGLINKVKADILLCGPCFNYHGYAEMSAILADYIQKKTECKPIVVCSEENDDVIQKYKNDIIMVKMPKKGGTGLRESLKNMAKVIKKVHNSEKLTTEDNIYQ; encoded by the coding sequence ATGAGAATTATATTATTTTTCGATCAGATACAGTCGGGAACAGGCGGTAAAGAAGGGTCAAATGTAGAACTTGCCGTGGAAAAAGGCGGGATAGGTTCTTATCTTATGTTTGAAGAATATATAAAAGAAATAGGCGGAACAGTAATAGCAACAACTTATTGCAGTGATAATTATTTTAGAGATAATGAAGAAACAGTTTTATCCAAAATGGAAGGACTTATAAATAAAGTGAAAGCCGATATACTTTTATGCGGTCCGTGTTTTAATTATCACGGTTATGCTGAGATGTCGGCTATTTTAGCGGATTATATTCAGAAAAAAACCGAGTGTAAGCCGATTGTAGTGTGTTCTGAAGAAAATGACGACGTTATTCAAAAATATAAAAATGATATAATAATGGTAAAAATGCCTAAAAAAGGTGGAACAGGACTTAGAGAGTCACTCAAAAATATGGCGAAAGTTATAAAGAAAGTTCATAATAGTGAGAAATTGACGACTGAAGATAACATATATCAGTGA
- a CDS encoding N(4)-(beta-N-acetylglucosaminyl)-L-asparaginase → MWGIIATWTMAKDGLEEGKKILENKGEAGEAIEKAIRSVEDFPYYKSVGYGGLPNEEMEVELDAAYMDGTTLDFGAVCAIKDFANPISVAKRLSKLNENNVLVGAGAEAYAHKEGFERKNMLTDRAKIHYKNRKKDIINLELKPYSGHDTVGMVCLDCSGNVVSGTSTSGLFMKKKGRVGDSPIIGSGLYADSEIGGASATGLGEDIMKGIISYEIVKLMETGLSPQKACEEAVFNFEEKMIKRRGKLGDISVIAMNNKGEWGVATNIDNFSFVVANENEDICIYRAKRKGKETIYEPATKEWVDDYVKERMKPLEEK, encoded by the coding sequence ATGTGGGGAATAATCGCTACATGGACTATGGCAAAAGACGGTTTGGAAGAAGGGAAAAAAATACTCGAAAATAAAGGTGAAGCAGGAGAAGCGATAGAAAAAGCGATAAGGAGTGTTGAAGATTTTCCTTATTATAAGTCGGTAGGATACGGCGGATTGCCTAATGAAGAAATGGAAGTGGAACTGGATGCGGCATATATGGACGGTACAACTCTTGATTTCGGTGCTGTATGTGCTATAAAAGATTTTGCAAATCCTATATCCGTAGCAAAAAGACTTAGCAAACTGAATGAAAACAATGTTTTGGTAGGAGCAGGAGCGGAAGCCTATGCACATAAAGAAGGTTTTGAAAGAAAAAATATGCTTACAGACAGAGCCAAAATTCACTATAAAAACAGAAAAAAAGATATTATAAACTTGGAATTAAAGCCTTATTCAGGACACGATACTGTGGGAATGGTCTGTCTGGACTGTTCGGGAAATGTGGTTTCGGGAACATCTACAAGCGGACTGTTTATGAAAAAAAAGGGACGTGTGGGAGATTCACCTATTATAGGTTCGGGACTTTATGCCGACAGTGAAATAGGAGGAGCAAGTGCTACAGGACTTGGAGAGGATATAATGAAAGGGATTATTTCCTATGAGATAGTAAAATTAATGGAAACAGGACTTAGTCCTCAAAAAGCCTGTGAAGAAGCTGTTTTCAATTTTGAAGAGAAAATGATAAAAAGAAGAGGAAAATTGGGGGATATTTCGGTTATTGCCATGAACAATAAAGGGGAATGGGGAGTTGCTACAAATATTGATAATTTTTCTTTTGTGGTTGCAAATGAAAATGAGGATATTTGTATTTACCGTGCTAAAAGAAAAGGAAAAGAAACGATATACGAGCCTGCAACAAAGGAATGGGTAGACGATTATGTAAAGGAAAGAATGAAACCTTTGGAGGAAAAATAA
- a CDS encoding Sapep family Mn(2+)-dependent dipeptidase gives MSTEKKEEIINKVKNIQKDLINSIRELVAVYSIEGTSSESAPFGEGPLEALHKVLDIAQKMGFHIENIDNKIGYAQYGESENDEYIGIFGHVDVVPLGEGWKHEPLKGEIENNRIYGRGVLDNKGPILANLFALYILKKCGVTFDVPVRIVFGTNEETGFKCVKHYMTKEKPPVFGWTPDCKWPVVYGERGRLKVRVSAENKYIEELYNFVNDYILSAPNNGVKLGINFKDEDFGEMIMRGYKLGVSENQNYFEWAMSYPAICTKDELIKLIKEKLSDNLKIEEIANWNPILYDKTSKYVKTLQKVYNDVTGFDSKPVTTTGGTYAKIIPNIIAYGPSFPGQKDIAHLPDEWMDLDDLEKITEIYALALYEISKLKNKKE, from the coding sequence ATGAGTACGGAAAAAAAAGAAGAAATTATAAACAAAGTTAAAAATATACAGAAAGATTTGATAAATTCAATCAGAGAGTTGGTAGCTGTTTACAGTATTGAAGGAACTTCTTCGGAAAGTGCACCGTTCGGGGAAGGTCCTCTTGAAGCACTTCATAAAGTTTTAGATATAGCTCAAAAAATGGGATTTCATATTGAAAATATTGATAATAAAATAGGATATGCACAGTACGGAGAAAGTGAAAATGATGAATATATAGGAATTTTCGGACACGTAGATGTCGTACCTTTGGGAGAAGGCTGGAAACACGAACCGCTAAAAGGAGAAATCGAAAATAACCGTATTTACGGACGAGGAGTTTTGGATAATAAAGGTCCGATTTTAGCAAATTTATTTGCACTGTATATATTGAAAAAATGCGGTGTAACTTTTGATGTTCCTGTAAGAATTGTATTCGGAACAAATGAAGAAACAGGATTTAAGTGTGTAAAACATTATATGACAAAAGAGAAACCTCCTGTTTTCGGTTGGACACCTGATTGTAAATGGCCTGTGGTATATGGTGAAAGAGGCAGACTGAAAGTAAGAGTTTCTGCAGAAAATAAATATATTGAAGAACTTTATAATTTTGTCAATGACTATATTCTGTCTGCACCGAATAACGGAGTAAAATTGGGTATCAATTTTAAAGATGAAGACTTCGGTGAAATGATAATGAGAGGGTATAAATTGGGAGTTTCCGAAAATCAAAATTATTTTGAATGGGCAATGAGCTATCCTGCAATTTGTACAAAAGATGAATTAATAAAGCTGATAAAAGAGAAATTATCCGATAATCTGAAAATAGAAGAAATTGCCAACTGGAATCCTATATTGTATGATAAGACTTCAAAATATGTAAAGACATTGCAGAAAGTCTATAATGATGTAACAGGATTCGATTCAAAGCCTGTTACTACAACAGGCGGAACATACGCAAAAATTATTCCGAATATTATTGCTTACGGACCGAGTTTTCCAGGGCAAAAAGATATCGCACATCTGCCCGACGAATGGATGGATTTGGATGATTTGGAAAAGATTACCGAAATATACGCATTGGCATTGTATGAAATAAGTAAACTTAAAAATAAAAAAGAGTGA
- a CDS encoding DUF302 domain-containing protein gives MKQKFLVSVILILCFGLSFANMKMNMKDNMMIDSEYIQKKSSYNFKETVENVKKRIIEKGGTIFYISDHKKNADEVHLELRPATVIIFGNPSVGTFLMQENQKSAFELPLRILIYENEKGEAEVIYYNVKLWEKKFGIKNKKILANIANLYDYIVPSK, from the coding sequence GTGAAACAGAAATTTTTAGTATCGGTAATTTTAATTTTATGTTTCGGATTATCATTTGCAAATATGAAAATGAATATGAAAGACAATATGATGATTGATAGTGAATATATTCAGAAAAAAAGTTCTTATAATTTTAAAGAAACTGTTGAAAATGTAAAAAAAAGAATAATTGAAAAAGGCGGAACAATATTTTATATTTCGGATCATAAAAAAAATGCTGACGAAGTTCATTTGGAATTAAGACCTGCAACAGTTATTATTTTTGGAAATCCTTCTGTGGGAACATTCCTTATGCAGGAAAATCAAAAATCAGCTTTTGAATTACCTTTAAGAATATTAATTTATGAAAATGAGAAAGGCGAAGCTGAAGTAATTTATTATAATGTAAAATTATGGGAAAAGAAATTCGGAATAAAAAATAAAAAAATCTTAGCTAATATAGCAAATTTATATGATTATATCGTACCTTCAAAATAA
- a CDS encoding flavodoxin family protein encodes MKKIQIKLITILSLFTLAILGCAKESTAKTMKDNMKSDMMKDSMMTKKTLVVYYSLTGTTEKVAEMIKEKLGADILKIEPEKEYDTSSVSKLEALVKKQMANKEKVAIKKINKDISEYDTIIIGTPAWFSEVALPVQTYLSEQNLSDKKVAVFTTYGGTYGNLLINFEKNIKAKEVKKGIAFSGKQVKEGIDKELNAWIETLK; translated from the coding sequence ATGAAAAAAATACAGATAAAACTTATAACAATTTTGAGTTTATTTACTTTAGCGATTTTAGGATGTGCAAAAGAAAGTACCGCAAAGACAATGAAAGATAATATGAAATCGGATATGATGAAAGACAGTATGATGACGAAAAAAACTCTGGTAGTTTATTATTCATTGACAGGAACAACAGAAAAAGTGGCCGAAATGATAAAAGAAAAATTAGGAGCCGATATTTTAAAAATCGAGCCTGAAAAAGAATACGATACATCTTCAGTTTCTAAACTGGAAGCATTAGTAAAAAAACAAATGGCAAATAAAGAAAAAGTTGCGATAAAAAAAATAAACAAAGATATTTCAGAGTATGATACTATAATAATAGGAACGCCTGCATGGTTTTCAGAAGTAGCTTTACCTGTACAGACATATTTATCCGAACAGAATTTGTCTGATAAAAAAGTTGCAGTATTTACAACTTATGGAGGAACATACGGGAATTTACTGATAAATTTTGAAAAAAATATAAAAGCCAAAGAAGTTAAAAAAGGAATAGCATTCAGCGGAAAACAGGTAAAAGAGGGAATTGATAAAGAGCTTAATGCCTGGATTGAAACTTTAAAATAG